A genomic region of Canis aureus isolate CA01 chromosome 16, VMU_Caureus_v.1.0, whole genome shotgun sequence contains the following coding sequences:
- the RABEPK gene encoding rab9 effector protein with kelch motifs isoform X4: protein MDLGTHRWDLATSEGLLPRYEHASFVPSCAPHTIWVFGGADQSGNRNCLQILNPGVEGNPAYPQSQDQRSISLDILGSCLLSGPETRTWTMPEVTSCPPSPRTLHTSSAAIGNQLYVFGGGERGAQPVQDVKLHVFDANSLTWSQPETLGKPPSPRHGHVMVAAGTKLFIHGGLAGDKFYDDLHCIDIRDMKWQELSPTGAPPTGCAAHSAVAVGKHLYIFGGMTPTGALDTMYQYHIEKQHWTLLKFDNFLPPGRLDHSMCVIPWPVRCMSEKEDSNSATLNYDTEEGDSTDQGVTQGGDSHEESQTDTLLCFVFGGMNTEGEVYSDCIVTVVD, encoded by the exons GAACACACCGGTGGGACTTAGCCACCTCGGAGGGCCTTTTGCCCCGGTACGAGCACGCCAGCTTCGTTCCCTCTTGCGCCCCTCATACCATCTGGGTGTTTGGAGGTGCTGACCAGTCAGGAAATCGAAATTGCCTACAAATTCTGAATCCTG GTGTGGAAGGTAACCCTGCCTACCCTCAGAGTCAAGATCAGAGGTCCATCAGCTTGGATATCTTAggctcctgccttctctctggACCAGAAACCAGGACTTGGACCATGCCAGAGGTGACCAGTTGTCCACCATCCCCAAGAACATTGCACACATCATCTGCAGCCATTGGAAACCAGCTGTATGTCTtcgggggtggagagagaggtgCCCAGCCTGTGCAGGATGTGAAGCTGCATGTGTTTGACGCAA ACAGTCTGACCTGGTCACAGCCAGAGACACTTGGAAAACCTCCATCCCCCCGGCATGGTCATGTGATGGTGGCAGCAGGGACAAAGCTCTTCATCCATGGAGGCTTGGCAGGAGACAAATTCTATGATGATCTCCACTGCATTGATATAC GTGATATGAAGTGGCAGGAGCTAAGTCCCACGGGGGCACCTCCCACAGGCTGTGCTGCCCACTCAGCTGTGGCTGTAGGGAAACACCTGTACATCTTTGGAGGGATGACTCCCACAGGAGCACTGGATACAATGTACCAGTATCACATAG AAAAGCAGCATTGGACCTTGCTtaaatttgataattttctaCCCCCTGGACGATTGGATCATTCCATGTGTGTCATTCCATGGCCAGTGAGGTGTATGTCTGAGAAAGAAGATTCAAATTCTGCCACTCTAAACTATGATACTGAGGAAGGGGATTCCACCGACCAAGGAGTGACACAAGGTGGTGACTCACACGAGGAAAGCCAGACTGACACACTGCTCTGTTTTGTGTTTGGCGGGATGAATACAGAAGGGGAAGTCTATAGTGACTGTATTGTGACTGTAGTTGACTAA
- the HSPA5 gene encoding endoplasmic reticulum chaperone BiP yields the protein MKLSLVAAVLLLLGAARAEEEDKKEDVGTVVGIDLGTTYSCVGVFKNGRVEIIANDQGNRITPSYVAFTPEGERLIGDAAKNQLTSNPENTVFDAKRLIGRTWNDPSVQQDIKFLPFKVVEKKTKPYIQVDIGGGQTKTFAPEEISAMVLTKMKETAEAYLGKKVTHAVVTVPAYFNDAQRQATKDAGTIAGLNVMRIINEPTAAAIAYGLDKREGEKNILVFDLGGGTFDVSLLTIDNGVFEVVATNGDTHLGGEDFDQRVMEHFIKLYKKKTGKDVRKDNRAVQKLRREVEKAKRALSSQHQARIEIESFYEGEDFSETLTRAKFEELNMDLFRSTMKPVQKVLEDSDLKKSDIDEIVLVGGSTRIPKIQQLVKEFFNGKEPSRGINPDEAVAYGAAVQAGVLSGDQDTGDLVLLDVCPLTLGIETVGGVMTKLIPRNTVVPTKKSQIFSTASDNQPTVTIKVYEGERPLTKDNHLLGTFDLTGIPPAPRGVPQIEVTFEIDVNGILRVTAEDKGTGNKNKITITNDQNRLTPEEIERMVNDAEKFAEEDKKLKERIDTRNELESYAYSLKNQIGDKEKLGGKLSSEDKETMEKAVEEKIEWLESHQDADIEDFKAKKKELEEIVQPIISKLYGSAGPPPTGDEEPADKDEL from the exons ATGAAGCTGTCCCTGGTGGCTGcggtgctgctgctgctcggcGCGGCGCGGGCCGAGGAGGAGGACAAGAAGGAGGACGTGGGCACGGTGGTCGGCATCGACCTGGGCACCACCTActcctg CGTCGGGGTGTTCAAGAACGGCCGCGTGGAGATCATCGCCAACGATCAGGGCAATCGCATCACGCCGTCTTATGTGGCCTTCACGCCTGAAGGGGAGCGTCTGATCGGCGATGCGGCCAAGAACCAGCTCACTTCCAACCCCGAGAACACCGTCTTCGACGCCAAGCGGCTCATCGGCCGCACATGGAACGACCCGTCTGTGCAACAGGACATCAAGTTCTTGCCTTTCAAG gtGGTTGAGAAGAAGACTAAACCATACATTCAAGTTGATATTGGAGGTGGGCAAACAAAGACATTTGCTCCTGAAGAAATTTCTGCCATGGTTCTAACCAAAATGAAGGAAACTGCGGAGGCTTATTTGGGAAAGAAG GTAACCCATGCAGTTGTTACTGTACCAGCCTACTTCAATGATGCCCAACGCCAGGCAACCAAAGATGCTGGCACTATTGCTGGGTTGAATGTTATGAGGATCATTAATGAGCC TACAGCAGCTGCTATTGCTTACGGCTTGGataagagggaaggggagaagaataTCCTGGTGTTTGACCTGGGTGGTGGAACTTTTGATGTGTCTCTTCTCACCATTGACAATGGTGTCTTTGAAGTTGTGGCTACTAATGGAGATACTCACCTGGGTGGAGAAGACTTTGACCAACGTGTCATGGAACACTTCATCAAACTCTACAAAAAGAAGACTGGCAAAGATGTTAGGAAAGACAACAGAGCTGTGCAGAAACTCCGGCGGGAGGTAGAAAAAGCCAAACGGGCCCTGTCTTCTCAACATCAAGCAAGAATTGAAATTGAGTCCTTCTATGAAGGAGAAGACTTCTCTGAGACTCTGACTCGGGCCAAATTTGAAGAGCTAAATATG GACCTGTTCCGTTCTACCATGAAGCCTGTCCAGAAGGTGCTGGAGGATTCTGACTTAAAGAAGTCTGATATTGATGAAATTGTTCTTGTTGGTGGCTCTACTAGAATTCCAAAGATTCAACAACTGGTTAAAGAGTTCTTCAATGGCAAGGAGCCATCCCGTGGCATAAACCCAGACGAGGCTGTAGCATATGGTGCTGCTGTCCAGGCTGGTGTACTTTCTGGTGATCAAGATACAG GTGATCTGGTACTGCTTGATGTATGTCCCCTTACACTTGGTATTGAAACTGTGGGAGGTGTCATGACCAAACTGATTCCAAGGAACACTGTGGTGCCCACCAAGAAGTCTCAGATCTTTTCTACAGCCTCTGATAACCAACCAACTGTTACAATCAAGGTCTATGAAG GTGAACGACCCCTGACAAAAGACAATCACCTCCTGGGAACTTTTGATCTGACTGGAATTCCTCCTGCTCCTCGTGGAGTCCCACAGATTGAAGTCACCTTTGAGATAGATGTGAATGGCATTCTTCGTGTGACCGCTGAAGACAAAGGTACGGGCAACAAAAATAAGATCACAATTACCAATGATCAAAATCGCCTGACACCTGAAGAAATTGAAAGGATGGTTAATGATGCTGAGAAGTTTGCCGAGGAAGACAAAAAGCTCAAGGAGCGCATTGATACTAGAAATGAATTAGAAAGCTATGCCTATTCTCTAAAGAATCAGATTGGAGATAAAGAAAAGCTGGGAGGTAAACTCTCCTCTGAAGATAAGGAGACCATGGAAAAAGCTGTAGAGGAAAAGATTGAATGGCTAGAAAGTCACCAAGATGCTGACATTGAAGATTTCAAGGCTAAAAAGAAGGAACTGGAGGAAATTGTTCAGCCAATTATCAGCAAACTCTATGGAAGTGCAGGCCCTCCCCCAACTGGTGATGAGGAACCAGCAGACAAAGATGAGTTGTAG